A section of the Bryobacteraceae bacterium genome encodes:
- the rplD gene encoding 50S ribosomal protein L4, whose translation MAKVDVFDLNNNKVGELELADAVFNAPVNEHLLYESVRHHLAGLRRGTAKTKVRGEVEGSGKKLWRQKGTGRARMGSIRSPLWRHGGTVHGPVPRDYSYRLNRKMVLGALRSALSAKLRDGELKVVSGWTLPDHKTRTMAGVLQKFQADRSVLLVDTNEPNRNLELGSRNLPGVKLVATRDVTTYDLLAHRMVLMSEAAAKKLSEALAQ comes from the coding sequence ATGGCGAAGGTTGACGTCTTCGACTTGAACAACAACAAGGTGGGCGAGCTCGAGCTGGCCGACGCGGTCTTCAACGCCCCGGTCAACGAGCACCTGCTGTATGAGAGCGTCCGCCACCACCTGGCGGGCCTGCGGCGCGGCACTGCGAAGACAAAGGTCCGCGGCGAAGTGGAAGGCTCCGGCAAGAAGCTGTGGCGGCAGAAGGGCACGGGGCGGGCCCGCATGGGCTCCATCCGCTCGCCGCTGTGGCGGCACGGCGGCACCGTGCACGGGCCGGTTCCGCGTGACTATTCTTACCGGCTGAACCGCAAGATGGTGCTGGGCGCGCTGCGTTCGGCGCTTTCGGCCAAGCTGCGCGACGGCGAGCTGAAGGTGGTGAGCGGCTGGACGCTGCCCGACCACAAGACGAGGACAATGGCCGGCGTGCTCCAGAAGTTCCAGGCCGACCGCAGCGTGCTGCTGGTGGACACGAACGAGCCGAACCGGAACCTCGAGCTGGGCAGTCGCAACCTGCCGGGCGTGAAGCTGGTGGCCACGCGCGATGTGACCACCTACGACCTGCTGGCGCACCGGATGGTGCTGATGAGCGAGGCAGCCGCGAAGAAGCTGTCGGAGGCGTTGGCGCAATGA
- the rplW gene encoding 50S ribosomal protein L23, whose protein sequence is MNLYDVILRPIITEKAVGKKEAERTLCFQVKLDATKTDIKNAVEKLFKVKVEDVRTATFEGKLRRRGRYAGYTSDWKKAYVRLKAGEKMPEFAEL, encoded by the coding sequence ATGAACCTCTACGACGTGATCCTCCGCCCGATCATCACCGAGAAGGCCGTGGGCAAGAAGGAGGCCGAGCGCACGCTCTGCTTCCAGGTGAAGCTGGACGCGACCAAGACCGACATCAAGAACGCCGTCGAGAAGCTGTTCAAGGTGAAGGTCGAGGACGTGCGCACGGCGACGTTCGAAGGCAAGCTGCGGCGGCGGGGCCGCTACGCCGGCTACACCTCGGACTGGAAGAAAGCCTATGTCCGGCTGAAGGCGGGCGAGAAGATGCCCGAGTTCGCAGAGCTGTAA
- the rplB gene encoding 50S ribosomal protein L2 yields MPVKSFRPVTPSRRFMTVLTRDEITKDRPEKSLVEGKKRSGGRNNKGQITIWFRGGGHKRLYRIVDFRRDKTGVPARVAAIEYDPNRSARIALLHYADGEKRYILAPVGLSVGQTVMSGPQADIRPGNALPLENIPAGTTIHNIELRPGKGGQMVRSAGAAAQLVSKEGEWALVKLPSGEVRKVSIKCYATVGQVGNVDHENVSLGKAGRSRWLGRRPHNRGVSMNPVDHPHGGGEGRTSGGRHPVTPWGQPTRGYKTRNNKRTDRFIVTPRSKSK; encoded by the coding sequence ATGCCAGTGAAATCCTTCCGGCCCGTCACGCCGTCGCGGCGCTTCATGACGGTGCTGACGCGCGACGAGATCACCAAGGACCGCCCCGAGAAGAGTCTCGTCGAGGGCAAGAAGCGCTCCGGCGGACGCAACAACAAGGGGCAGATCACGATCTGGTTCCGCGGCGGCGGACACAAGCGCCTGTACCGCATCGTCGATTTCCGGCGCGACAAGACCGGCGTTCCGGCGCGTGTGGCCGCCATCGAGTACGACCCGAACCGTTCGGCGCGCATCGCGCTGCTGCACTATGCCGACGGCGAGAAGCGCTACATTCTGGCGCCGGTGGGCCTGTCGGTGGGCCAGACGGTGATGAGCGGGCCCCAGGCCGACATCCGGCCGGGCAACGCGCTGCCGCTCGAAAACATTCCGGCCGGCACGACGATCCACAACATCGAGCTGCGCCCCGGCAAGGGGGGGCAGATGGTTCGCTCGGCCGGCGCCGCCGCCCAGCTTGTGTCGAAGGAAGGCGAGTGGGCGCTGGTGAAGCTGCCGAGCGGAGAAGTGCGCAAGGTGAGCATCAAGTGCTACGCCACGGTGGGCCAGGTGGGCAATGTGGACCATGAGAACGTTTCGCTTGGCAAGGCGGGCCGCAGCCGCTGGCTCGGGCGGCGGCCGCACAATCGCGGCGTGTCGATGAACCCGGTGGACCACCCGCACGGCGGCGGCGAGGGCCGCACCTCGGGCGGCCGCCATCCGGTGACGCCGTGGGGCCAGCCGACCCGCGGCTACAAGACGCGGAACAACAAACGCACGGACCGCTTCATCGTGACGCCGCGGTCCAAGTCGAAGTAA
- the rpsS gene encoding 30S ribosomal protein S19 yields the protein MGRSLKKGPFTDAHLLEKIREMNAKNEKKVIRTWSRRSTILPEFVGHTLAVHNGKKFIPVYITENMVGHKLGEFSPTRTFKGHANKGDKSGKG from the coding sequence ATGGGCCGTTCACTGAAAAAAGGGCCGTTCACCGATGCGCATCTCCTCGAGAAGATCCGGGAGATGAACGCAAAGAACGAGAAGAAGGTGATCCGCACCTGGTCGCGCCGCTCGACGATCCTGCCGGAGTTCGTCGGGCACACGCTGGCCGTGCACAACGGCAAGAAGTTCATCCCGGTCTACATCACCGAGAACATGGTGGGCCACAAGCTGGGCGAGTTTTCGCCCACGCGGACCTTCAAGGGCCACGCCAACAAAGGGGACAAGTCGGGCAAGGGCTGA
- the rplV gene encoding 50S ribosomal protein L22 produces MIAKAEARMVRTSPQKARLVIDLIRGQKAGDAITILRTTNKRVAPVIEKVLRSAIANAENRDPEVDVDELYVVECYVNEGPRLKRIRPAPMGRAYRYQRRMSHIVVKVGPKGGAAQQQ; encoded by the coding sequence ATGATTGCGAAAGCCGAAGCGAGAATGGTGAGGACGTCGCCGCAGAAGGCGCGGCTCGTCATCGACCTGATCCGCGGCCAGAAAGCGGGCGACGCCATCACGATTTTGCGGACGACGAACAAGCGCGTGGCGCCGGTGATCGAAAAGGTGCTGCGTTCGGCGATCGCCAACGCGGAGAACCGCGACCCCGAGGTGGACGTCGATGAGCTGTACGTGGTGGAGTGCTACGTCAACGAAGGGCCGCGGCTGAAGCGCATCCGTCCGGCGCCGATGGGCCGCGCCTACCGCTACCAGCGGCGGATGTCGCACATCGTGGTGAAGGTGGGCCCGAAGGGCGGGGCCGCGCAGCAGCAATAG
- the rpsC gene encoding 30S ribosomal protein S3 has translation MGQKVHPYGFRLGITKNWRSRWFATQDYAKLLHEDLELKEMLKERLKAAGVSAIEVERPGGSKLRITIHTSRPGIIIGRKGAEIEKLKQELAQKTKREVFIDIQEVHKPEMDAQLVAESIALQLEKRIAFRRAMRKAVEAAQRFGCKGIKVRVSGRLNGAEIARSEWYLQGQLPLHTLRADIDYGFAEAYTTYGVIGIKVWVYKGEVPTDGFSRRTRSDEPRRNPRPERRERREPRPERGPAVQAPPAESAAPAWTEDVMAPPAPEEPASGA, from the coding sequence ATGGGTCAGAAAGTCCATCCCTACGGGTTCCGGCTCGGGATCACGAAGAACTGGCGCTCGCGCTGGTTTGCCACGCAGGACTACGCGAAGCTCCTGCACGAGGACCTCGAGCTGAAAGAGATGCTGAAGGAGCGGTTGAAGGCGGCCGGCGTCAGCGCCATCGAGGTGGAGCGGCCCGGCGGCAGCAAGCTGCGGATCACGATCCACACCTCGCGGCCCGGCATCATCATCGGCCGCAAGGGGGCCGAGATCGAGAAGCTGAAGCAGGAGCTGGCGCAGAAGACGAAGCGCGAAGTCTTCATCGACATCCAGGAAGTTCACAAGCCGGAGATGGACGCGCAACTGGTGGCCGAGTCGATCGCGCTGCAACTGGAAAAGCGCATCGCCTTCCGGCGCGCCATGCGGAAGGCGGTGGAGGCGGCGCAGCGGTTCGGCTGCAAGGGGATCAAGGTGCGCGTGTCGGGGCGGCTGAACGGGGCCGAGATTGCCCGCAGCGAGTGGTATCTCCAGGGGCAGCTTCCGCTGCACACGCTGCGCGCCGACATCGACTACGGGTTTGCCGAGGCCTACACGACCTACGGCGTCATCGGGATCAAGGTGTGGGTTTACAAGGGCGAGGTGCCGACCGACGGTTTCAGCCGCCGCACGCGCAGCGACGAGCCGCGCCGCAACCCGCGCCCGGAGAGGCGCGAGCGCCGCGAGCCGAGGCCCGAGCGCGGCCCGGCGGTGCAGGCGCCGCCGGCCGAGTCGGCCGCGCCGGCATGGACCGAAGACGTGATGGCTCCGCCGGCGCCGGAAGAGCCTGCGAGCGGGGCCTGA
- the rplP gene encoding 50S ribosomal protein L16, which yields MLMPKKVKYRKQQRGRRKGKAWRGSTIAFGEYGLKALGPAWVSGRQIEAARIAMTRFVKRGGKIWIRVFPDKPITKKPAETRMGKGKGAPEDWVCVVRPGKILFEMEGVPQETAAEAMRLAAMKLPVRTKFVVRQETDA from the coding sequence ATGTTGATGCCGAAGAAAGTCAAATACCGCAAGCAGCAGCGCGGGCGCCGCAAGGGCAAGGCGTGGCGCGGCTCGACGATCGCGTTCGGCGAATACGGCCTGAAGGCGCTCGGGCCCGCCTGGGTCAGCGGGCGTCAGATCGAGGCGGCCCGTATTGCGATGACGCGTTTTGTGAAGCGCGGCGGCAAGATCTGGATCCGGGTCTTTCCCGACAAGCCGATCACAAAGAAGCCCGCCGAGACACGCATGGGCAAAGGCAAGGGAGCGCCGGAGGACTGGGTGTGCGTCGTGCGCCCGGGCAAGATTCTGTTTGAGATGGAGGGCGTGCCGCAGGAGACGGCCGCCGAAGCGATGCGCCTGGCGGCGATGAAGCTGCCGGTGCGGACCAAATTCGTCGTCCGCC